In the Bacteroidales bacterium genome, TACTTTAAAACGGGGCAGTTCATCGAAGTGGCTTTGGATGGAATCGGAGAAGCCCCCTTTACCCCTTCCTCTTCTCCATTGATTGCGGAGCAACTGGAAGTGACGGTAATGAAAACCGGACATGTGACTGAAAAAATGCATCAAATGCAAGGGGGAGAAACGGTAGGAATCCGCGGACCATTTGGACGAGGCTATCCACTGGAAAAATTATATGGCAAAGAAGTTTTGATAATTGGCGGAGGTTGTGGATTCGCACCGCTACGTTCTCTCCTTTATAATCTTGAAGCAGAAAAAGAAAAAATCAAGAAAGTTACTTTTTGCTATGGCTCCAAAAATCCCAAAGAATGTATATACGAACCGTATATTCAGAAATTGCGGAATATTAACGAATTTGAAGTGATGCGAACGGTGGATGATGCCGATGAAACGTGGACCGAAGAAGTAGGCGTGGCTACTGTCCTCCTGGATAAAGTAGATGTGAACATAAACGAGTCGGTTGCAGTAGTTGTGGGTCCGCCTATTATGATGAAGTTCAGCGTACAGAAATTGGAGGAAATGGGCTATCCGGATAAAAAAATTTACCTGTCCATGGAAAAAAACATGTCGTGCGCGGTTGGTAAGTGCGGCCACTGTATGATGGGAGAATATTTTGTATGCAAAGACGGGCCGGTTTTCCGCTACGATGAGATCAAGGATAAACCCGATATATGGAAATAAAATAAGATTTTGATGAGAAACAAAAAAATACTGATTGATCTGACCAAACTCAGGGATCACCGGATAACCGGAAGGGGGGACAAGCCCAGGCTGGACGGTATTTTGAGTACATACCCCAATACCAATGGATTAAAAACCATTCGTGAACTGGCCGTTTTCAGGTTTACCTGCCGGAGATGTGAGCAAGCTCCCTGCATAGATGTATGCCCTGCCGAGGCTCTGGAAAAAGACGATGAAGGCATGATTGTACGCCATACCAATCTGTGTATCGCCTGCAAATCATGTGTTACCATCTGCCCCTTTGGTACCATGATGACCGACTTTTTCGAGCACATAAGAAATCCGGAAAACTACTTTGATCTGAACGATGAACGGGAGTTAAAAAAATTCCTTGAGTTTAACCCAGGAGGGGTCGTAAAATTGGTTGACATGGAAGAGAACGAAGAAGAAAACATCTATCAACTCAACGATCAGGTTCTTGTGAAAGATATTCCTTATGAAAAATTAAAAAATCAAAACAATGGGTGAACAGATATTTTACTTTTTTATTTACCCGGGATTACTGTTTGCAGGAGTTGTGGGAGGATTGCTAACCTGGTTCGACAGAAAAATGACGGCTAAAGTCCAGTTCAGAAAAGGTCCGCCCCTTTTGCAGCCTTTTTATGACTTTTTGAAATTATTGCTGGTAAAGGAAACGATACTTCCTGCCCGCGGCTCCAAAATCACATTTTTGCTGGCACCACTGTTTTCATTGATCGGTGGTACCCTCGCCGCAGTATTTATCCTTTTGCCCTTAATGAACATAAACATCGGTTTCCAGGGAGATCTGCTGGTCATTTTCTATCTGCTGACAATTCCCTCCCTGTTTTATGTAATCGGGGCACTGGCTTCAGGGAACCCGCTTGCCTTTGTGGGAGCTTCCAGGGAAATCAAACTGATCATCAGTTACGAACTGACATTCCTGTTGATTTTCGCTGCCATCATACTGAAATCGGGAATGACCATTAATCTGCAAGAGATCATAGCAATCCAGGCCGGAGGGAATGCTTTTATTGGCAGTCTGTCCGGGGTTCTGCTTTTTATTGCCGCTCTTTTCTGTGTACAGGCAAAACTGGGACTGGTGCCTTTCGATATAGCGGAAGCGGAAACCGAATTATCAGAAGGTTCCTTTATTGAATACAGCGGTACAGCCTATGCGCTGATTAAATTCACAAAATACATCATGCTTTTTATCCTTCCGGCATTGCTGGTAGGTTTCTTTTTGGCCGGCTTCAACTGGGTAGGTTTGGGCATATTGTGGTCAATACTT is a window encoding:
- a CDS encoding FAD/NAD(P)-binding protein produces the protein MKGNNIYKPVKAKVREVIDESPTIKSFVLEPERKFYFKTGQFIEVALDGIGEAPFTPSSSPLIAEQLEVTVMKTGHVTEKMHQMQGGETVGIRGPFGRGYPLEKLYGKEVLIIGGGCGFAPLRSLLYNLEAEKEKIKKVTFCYGSKNPKECIYEPYIQKLRNINEFEVMRTVDDADETWTEEVGVATVLLDKVDVNINESVAVVVGPPIMMKFSVQKLEEMGYPDKKIYLSMEKNMSCAVGKCGHCMMGEYFVCKDGPVFRYDEIKDKPDIWK
- a CDS encoding 4Fe-4S binding protein, whose product is MRNKKILIDLTKLRDHRITGRGDKPRLDGILSTYPNTNGLKTIRELAVFRFTCRRCEQAPCIDVCPAEALEKDDEGMIVRHTNLCIACKSCVTICPFGTMMTDFFEHIRNPENYFDLNDERELKKFLEFNPGGVVKLVDMEENEEENIYQLNDQVLVKDIPYEKLKNQNNG
- a CDS encoding NADH-quinone oxidoreductase subunit H, with protein sequence MGEQIFYFFIYPGLLFAGVVGGLLTWFDRKMTAKVQFRKGPPLLQPFYDFLKLLLVKETILPARGSKITFLLAPLFSLIGGTLAAVFILLPLMNINIGFQGDLLVIFYLLTIPSLFYVIGALASGNPLAFVGASREIKLIISYELTFLLIFAAIILKSGMTINLQEIIAIQAGGNAFIGSLSGVLLFIAALFCVQAKLGLVPFDIAEAETELSEGSFIEYSGTAYALIKFTKYIMLFILPALLVGFFLAGFNWVGLGILWSILKLLLVVLLITLIRNTNPRLKIKQAMRFFLVGMNLLVIIAIILAYFGL